The following proteins come from a genomic window of Citrobacter europaeus:
- a CDS encoding helix-turn-helix transcriptional regulator: METLAQKQWNSFPDNSMTELPQDVFFRSYVLEANHHVPQHSHSFMQFHFARKGSMRIDVAGKCWIIPAHYGIWIPNNTEHAVWALDDVYLENLDIKPGFLEESINECKVVAISDFAREFIHYATNSISGHYDSQSKEGKLVSVLVDIILQLPEVAFVLPWPQDRELTKVCRTIQESPALEHSVEYWAQHLGMSARTFSRHFKKETGLPFSVWKQKMRILESVLMLKKNKSVTAVALDVGYSSTAAFSYAFRQAFGVPPSNY, from the coding sequence ATGGAAACTCTCGCGCAAAAACAGTGGAACTCCTTCCCGGATAACTCCATGACCGAACTGCCGCAGGACGTATTCTTTCGCTCTTATGTCCTGGAAGCCAACCACCATGTACCGCAGCATTCACACTCTTTTATGCAGTTTCATTTCGCCCGCAAAGGCAGCATGCGCATTGATGTTGCCGGTAAGTGCTGGATAATCCCCGCGCATTATGGCATTTGGATCCCAAATAATACGGAGCATGCGGTTTGGGCATTAGATGATGTGTATTTAGAAAATCTGGATATTAAACCGGGCTTTCTTGAAGAGAGCATCAATGAATGCAAAGTAGTGGCTATCAGTGATTTCGCCAGAGAGTTTATTCATTACGCCACGAATTCAATTTCAGGCCATTATGATAGTCAGTCAAAAGAGGGCAAGCTGGTTAGTGTGCTGGTCGATATTATTCTGCAACTCCCGGAAGTCGCTTTTGTATTACCCTGGCCGCAGGATCGTGAATTAACCAAAGTCTGCCGAACAATACAAGAATCCCCCGCACTGGAGCATTCGGTTGAATACTGGGCGCAGCATCTGGGTATGTCTGCCCGTACCTTTTCACGCCATTTCAAAAAAGAAACCGGATTGCCTTTCAGCGTCTGGAAGCAAAAAATGCGTATTCTGGAATCCGTATTAATGCTGAAGAAAAATAAAAGCGTAACCGCCGTGGCGCTCGACGTGGGGTATTCAAGCACCGCGGCATTTAGCTACGCATTCCGCCAGGCGTTTGGCGTTCCGCCGTCTAATTACTGA
- a CDS encoding glycerol dehydrogenase, with amino-acid sequence MLKVIQSPAKYLQGPDASTMFGQYAKNLADSFFVIADDFVMKLAGEKVLNGLHNHDISCHAERFNGECSHAEINRLIAILKQHGCRGVVGIGGGKTLDTAKAIGYYQKLPVVVIPTIASTDAPTSALSVIYTEAGEFEEYLIYPKNPDMVVMDTAIIAKAPVRLLVAGMGDALSTWFEAKACYDARATSMAGGQSTVAALSLARLCYDTLLAEGEKARFAAQAGVVTDALERIVEANTYLSGIGFESSGLAGAHAIHNGFTILEECHHLYHGEKVAFGTLAQLVLQNSPMEEIETVLNFCQKVGLPVTLAEMGVKEDVDGKIMAVAKATCAEGETIHNMPFPVTPESVHAAILTADLLGQQWLAR; translated from the coding sequence ATGCTAAAAGTTATTCAATCTCCAGCCAAATATCTCCAGGGTCCTGACGCTTCCACCATGTTTGGTCAATACGCTAAAAATCTGGCGGACAGCTTTTTCGTGATCGCGGATGACTTCGTGATGAAGCTGGCGGGAGAGAAAGTACTCAACGGCCTGCACAACCACGACATTAGCTGCCACGCGGAACGCTTCAACGGCGAATGCAGCCATGCTGAAATTAATCGTCTGATTGCCATTTTGAAACAGCACGGTTGCCGCGGTGTGGTTGGGATTGGCGGCGGGAAAACGCTGGATACCGCCAAAGCGATTGGCTACTACCAGAAGCTGCCGGTGGTGGTGATCCCGACTATCGCGTCTACCGATGCGCCAACCAGTGCGCTGTCCGTAATCTATACCGAAGCCGGTGAGTTTGAAGAGTATCTGATCTACCCGAAAAACCCGGATATGGTGGTGATGGATACCGCAATCATTGCTAAAGCGCCGGTACGTCTGCTGGTGGCCGGGATGGGCGATGCGCTCTCGACCTGGTTTGAAGCGAAAGCCTGTTATGACGCCAGAGCGACCAGCATGGCGGGCGGACAGTCCACCGTGGCGGCGCTGAGCCTGGCGCGCCTGTGCTATGATACCCTGCTGGCGGAAGGCGAGAAGGCACGCTTTGCCGCGCAGGCTGGCGTGGTGACCGATGCGCTGGAGCGTATTGTCGAAGCTAACACTTACCTCAGCGGCATCGGCTTTGAAAGCAGCGGTCTTGCAGGGGCGCATGCGATCCACAACGGCTTTACGATTCTGGAAGAGTGCCACCATTTGTACCACGGTGAAAAAGTCGCCTTTGGTACGCTGGCGCAGCTGGTGTTGCAAAACAGCCCGATGGAAGAGATCGAAACCGTGCTGAATTTCTGTCAGAAAGTAGGCCTGCCGGTAACGTTAGCGGAAATGGGCGTGAAAGAAGACGTTGACGGCAAGATCATGGCCGTAGCAAAAGCGACCTGTGCAGAAGGTGAAACCATCCACAATATGCCGTTCCCGGTAACGCCTGAAAGCGTACATGCCGCTATTTTGACGGCAGACCTGCTGGGACAGCAGTGGCTGGCGCGTTAA
- a CDS encoding helix-turn-helix transcriptional regulator produces the protein MMQNHHEGCCKHTEHQHEGCCKGEGHHHEGRHNEHHAGCCKGEEHRHEGCNKEHHHEQGCGHRRGGGGRRQRFFGHGELRLVILDILTRDASHGYELIKAIETLTQGNYTPSPGVIYPTLDFLQDQALITISDEEGGRKQIAITTQGQQWLDENREHLEHIHERIKARCVGFELRKNPQMKRALENFKAVLDLRVNHGDTSDAQIKKIIGIIDRAALDITQLD, from the coding sequence ATGATGCAAAACCATCATGAAGGTTGCTGCAAACATACTGAGCACCAACACGAAGGCTGCTGCAAGGGTGAAGGACATCACCACGAAGGCCGCCACAACGAGCACCATGCAGGTTGCTGCAAAGGTGAAGAACATCGCCATGAAGGCTGTAACAAAGAACATCACCACGAACAGGGTTGTGGGCACCGTCGCGGGGGCGGTGGTCGTCGCCAACGCTTCTTCGGTCACGGAGAATTACGCCTGGTCATTCTGGATATCCTGACCCGCGACGCCAGCCACGGCTATGAGCTGATTAAAGCAATTGAAACCCTGACTCAGGGTAACTATACCCCGAGCCCGGGCGTTATCTATCCGACGCTGGATTTCTTGCAGGATCAGGCACTGATCACCATCAGCGACGAGGAAGGTGGGCGTAAACAGATTGCGATCACGACTCAGGGCCAGCAATGGCTGGATGAAAACCGTGAGCATCTGGAACATATCCACGAACGTATTAAAGCCCGCTGCGTGGGTTTTGAATTACGCAAGAATCCGCAGATGAAACGCGCGCTGGAAAACTTCAAAGCCGTGCTGGACCTACGGGTTAATCATGGTGATACCAGCGATGCGCAGATCAAAAAAATCATCGGTATTATCGATCGCGCTGCGCTGGATATTACTCAGCTGGATTAA
- the cfa gene encoding cyclopropane fatty acyl phospholipid synthase: MNSLCSDAVIVNETNDNWTRMGKELLSQADIRINGSRAWDIQLHHTGFFKRVLQQGSLGLGESYMEGWWDCERLDILFCKILKAKLDQQMPGNLKDILRIASARLFNLQSRSRAWIVGKEHYDIGNDLFALMLDPHMQYSCGYWKDATTLDDAQNAKLKMICEKLQLKPGMRLLDIGCGWGGLAEYAARHYGVAVEGVTISKEQQKMAQQRCEGLDVNILLQDYRDLDKHYDRIVSVGMFEHVGPKNYDTYFSIADRCLKPDGLFLLHTIGSNKKGMSVDPWINKYIFPNGCLPSISHIAEASESRFVMEDWHNFGSDYDKTLMAWHERFNQAWPELSSRYSATFRRMFNYYLCACAGAFRARDIELWQVLFSRGVEGGLRVYR, from the coding sequence ATGAACTCGCTTTGTTCAGATGCTGTCATCGTCAATGAAACAAATGATAACTGGACCCGAATGGGAAAAGAGCTGCTTTCGCAAGCGGATATCAGAATTAATGGCTCGCGCGCCTGGGACATTCAACTTCATCATACCGGTTTCTTTAAACGGGTATTGCAACAAGGCTCATTAGGGCTTGGCGAAAGCTATATGGAAGGCTGGTGGGACTGCGAACGGCTCGATATTCTGTTCTGCAAAATCCTGAAAGCAAAACTCGACCAGCAGATGCCAGGTAATCTGAAAGATATTTTACGCATTGCCAGCGCACGCCTGTTTAATTTGCAGTCACGGAGCCGCGCATGGATCGTCGGTAAAGAACATTATGATATTGGTAACGATCTCTTTGCGCTGATGCTTGATCCGCATATGCAATATTCCTGCGGTTACTGGAAAGACGCGACCACCTTAGACGATGCGCAAAATGCCAAATTAAAAATGATCTGCGAGAAGCTGCAGCTTAAGCCGGGTATGCGTTTACTCGATATCGGTTGTGGATGGGGCGGGTTGGCAGAATATGCGGCGCGTCATTATGGCGTGGCGGTAGAAGGCGTTACCATTTCCAAAGAGCAGCAGAAAATGGCGCAGCAGCGCTGTGAAGGGCTGGACGTTAACATTCTGCTGCAGGATTATCGCGATCTTGATAAACACTACGATCGCATTGTCTCCGTGGGGATGTTTGAACACGTCGGGCCGAAAAACTACGATACCTATTTCAGCATCGCCGACCGTTGTTTAAAACCGGACGGGCTCTTCCTGCTGCATACCATCGGTAGCAATAAAAAAGGGATGAGCGTCGATCCATGGATCAACAAATACATTTTCCCGAACGGTTGCTTACCGTCGATTTCCCATATTGCCGAGGCCAGCGAATCACGGTTTGTGATGGAGGACTGGCATAACTTTGGCAGCGATTACGATAAAACGCTGATGGCCTGGCACGAGCGCTTTAATCAGGCCTGGCCGGAGCTGTCGTCACGTTATTCCGCCACCTTCAGAAGAATGTTTAATTACTATTTATGCGCCTGCGCCGGGGCTTTCCGCGCCCGAGATATCGAGCTTTGGCAGGTACTGTTTAGCCGTGGCGTCGAGGGTGGCCTCCGCGTTTATCGTTAA
- a CDS encoding tRNA-binding protein codes for MDIVAFADFARMEIRVGKIAQVKRHDNADKLYIVQVDVGERTLQTVTSLVPYYSEEELMGKTVVVLCNLQKAKMRGETSECMLLCAETDDGSESVLLTPERVMPVGVRIV; via the coding sequence ATGGATATCGTCGCATTTGCTGATTTTGCCCGAATGGAAATACGTGTTGGAAAAATCGCACAGGTAAAGCGCCATGACAATGCCGATAAGCTGTATATCGTACAGGTAGATGTTGGAGAGCGTACGCTGCAAACCGTGACCAGCCTGGTTCCTTATTACAGCGAAGAGGAGCTAATGGGGAAAACGGTAGTGGTGCTGTGTAACCTGCAAAAGGCCAAAATGCGCGGTGAAACATCTGAGTGTATGCTGCTGTGCGCTGAGACGGATGATGGCAGCGAAAGCGTGCTGTTAACGCCAGAACGGGTGATGCCTGTGGGTGTGCGGATTGTTTGA
- the ebgR gene encoding transcriptional regulator EbgR has product MATLKDIAIEAGVSLATVSRVLNDDPTLNVKEETKHRILEIAEKLEYKTSSARKNQTNALGPQHILALYSYQQDLEINDPYYLAIRHGIETQCEKLGIELTNCYEHSGLPESKHITGILIVGKPSPALREAATALTDNICFIDFHEPGSEYDAVDIDLARISKESIDFFIAQGVTRIGFIGGEDQPGKADIREAAFVEYGRLQQVVSEQDIYRGGFSSSSGYELAKEMLAKPDYPSALFVASDSIAIGVLRAIHERGLNIPQDISLISVNDIPTARFTFPPLSTVRIHSEMMGSQGVNLLFEKARDGRALPLLVFVPSKLKLRGTTR; this is encoded by the coding sequence ATGGCAACACTTAAAGACATCGCAATCGAAGCTGGCGTGTCCCTGGCGACAGTGTCCCGGGTTTTAAACGATGACCCCACGCTGAATGTAAAAGAAGAGACTAAGCATCGCATTCTGGAGATCGCGGAAAAGCTGGAGTACAAAACCAGCAGCGCCCGTAAGAACCAGACCAATGCGCTCGGCCCCCAGCATATTCTGGCGCTCTACAGCTATCAGCAGGATTTGGAAATCAACGATCCTTACTACCTCGCGATCCGCCATGGGATTGAAACCCAGTGTGAGAAACTCGGGATCGAACTGACCAACTGCTATGAGCACAGTGGACTGCCGGAGAGCAAACACATTACCGGCATTCTTATTGTCGGCAAGCCTTCTCCCGCTCTGCGCGAGGCGGCAACAGCGCTTACCGACAACATCTGCTTTATCGATTTCCATGAACCCGGCAGCGAATATGACGCCGTCGATATCGATCTGGCCCGCATCAGCAAAGAGAGCATCGACTTTTTCATTGCCCAGGGCGTCACCCGCATTGGCTTCATCGGTGGTGAAGACCAGCCGGGCAAGGCCGATATCCGCGAAGCCGCGTTTGTCGAATACGGTCGTCTCCAGCAGGTCGTTTCTGAACAGGACATCTATCGCGGCGGTTTCTCCAGTTCATCAGGCTATGAACTGGCTAAAGAAATGCTGGCAAAACCCGACTATCCCAGCGCCCTGTTTGTGGCTTCAGATTCGATTGCTATTGGCGTTCTGCGCGCCATCCACGAGCGTGGTCTGAACATTCCACAGGATATTTCGCTGATAAGCGTTAATGATATTCCAACGGCGCGTTTCACCTTTCCTCCGCTTTCCACCGTTCGCATTCATTCTGAAATGATGGGCAGTCAGGGCGTCAACCTGCTTTTCGAGAAAGCCCGCGACGGGCGTGCGCTTCCCCTGCTGGTTTTTGTTCCCAGCAAGCTGAAACTGCGCGGCACCACCCGCTAA
- the ygjG gene encoding putrescine aminotransferase, protein MNRLPSSASALACSAHALNLIEKRTLDHEEMKSLNREVIEYFKEHVNPGFLEYRKSVTAGGDYGAVEWQAGSLNTLVDTQGQEFVDCLGGFGIFNVGHRNPVVVSAVQNQLAKQPLHSQELLDPLRAMLAKTLAALAPGKLKYSFFCNSGTESVEAALKLAKAYQSPRGKFTFIATSGAFHGKSLGALSATAKSTFRKPFMPLLPGFRHVPFGDINAMRTVLSECKKTGDDVAAVILEPIQGEGGVILPPQGYLTAVRKLCDEFGALMILDEVQTGMGRTGKMFACEHENVQPDIMCLAKALGGGVMPIGATIATEEVFSVLFDNPFLHTTTFGGNPLACAAALATINVLLEQNLPAQAEQKGDMLLDGFRQLAREYPDLVHDVRGKGMLMAIEFVDNEIGYNFASEMFRQRVLVAGTLNNAKTIRIEPPLTLTIEQCDLVLRATRKALAALRVSVEQV, encoded by the coding sequence TTGAACAGGTTACCTTCCAGCGCATCGGCCCTGGCCTGCAGCGCACACGCACTGAATCTCATCGAAAAGCGCACGCTTGATCATGAGGAAATGAAATCATTAAACCGAGAGGTGATTGAATACTTCAAGGAGCATGTCAATCCGGGGTTCTTAGAGTATCGAAAATCTGTAACAGCAGGCGGGGATTACGGAGCCGTAGAGTGGCAAGCGGGAAGCCTGAATACGCTTGTCGACACCCAGGGGCAGGAGTTCGTCGATTGCCTGGGTGGTTTTGGAATTTTCAACGTGGGGCACCGTAATCCAGTCGTGGTTTCCGCCGTACAGAATCAACTCGCGAAACAACCTCTGCATAGCCAGGAGCTACTCGACCCTCTGCGGGCCATGCTGGCAAAAACCCTCGCCGCACTGGCCCCAGGTAAGCTGAAATACAGTTTTTTCTGTAACAGCGGGACCGAGTCGGTTGAAGCCGCTCTGAAGCTGGCGAAAGCGTATCAATCACCGCGCGGTAAATTTACGTTTATTGCCACCAGCGGCGCATTCCACGGTAAATCGCTGGGCGCGCTGTCCGCCACGGCTAAATCCACCTTCCGCAAACCCTTTATGCCGCTGCTGCCGGGTTTCCGCCATGTACCGTTTGGCGATATTAACGCGATGCGCACCGTGCTCAGCGAGTGTAAAAAAACCGGTGACGACGTCGCTGCCGTGATCCTCGAACCGATCCAGGGTGAAGGAGGCGTGATCCTGCCGCCGCAAGGTTATTTAACCGCCGTTCGTAAACTTTGCGATGAGTTTGGCGCGCTAATGATCCTTGACGAAGTGCAGACCGGCATGGGTCGTACTGGCAAAATGTTCGCCTGCGAACACGAAAACGTGCAGCCCGACATTATGTGCCTGGCTAAAGCGCTGGGCGGCGGCGTGATGCCCATTGGCGCAACCATTGCCACCGAAGAGGTATTCTCCGTCCTGTTCGACAATCCTTTCCTGCATACCACCACGTTTGGCGGCAACCCGCTTGCTTGCGCGGCTGCGCTGGCCACCATTAACGTCCTGCTGGAGCAAAATTTACCGGCTCAGGCGGAGCAGAAAGGCGATATGTTGCTGGATGGTTTCCGCCAGCTTGCGCGGGAATACCCGGACCTGGTACATGATGTACGCGGTAAGGGCATGCTGATGGCGATTGAGTTTGTTGATAATGAAATCGGCTATAACTTTGCCAGTGAGATGTTCCGCCAGCGGGTGCTGGTAGCCGGCACGCTGAACAATGCAAAGACGATCCGTATCGAACCGCCGTTGACGTTAACGATCGAGCAATGCGATCTGGTATTGCGAGCAACGCGCAAAGCCCTGGCAGCATTACGGGTGAGCGTGGAGCAGGTGTAA
- a CDS encoding methyl-accepting chemotaxis protein: MSSHPYVSQQNTPLDDDITLMSTTDLQSYITHANDTFVQVSGYQLNELLEKPHNLVRHPDMPKAAFADMWYTLKQGEPWSGIVKNRRKNGDHYWVRANAVPMVREGRVTGYMSIRTRATDEEIAAVEPLYKALNEGRCNRRIHKGLVVRKGWLGKFPALPIRWRVRSVMAFMFILLAAALQQMGAEWPLLLTSVLVMLLGTAIFEWQIVRPIENVARQALKVATGERNSVSHLNRSDELGLMLRAVGQLGLMCRWLIHDVSSQVSCVRSDSETLAKGSDDLNKHTQQTVENVQETVTTMNQMAASVKQNSETAAAADKLSIAASSAATHGGEAMDTVIKTMDDIANSTQRIGTITTLINDIAFQTNILALNAAVEAARAGEQGKGFAVVAGEVRHLASRSASAANDIRKLIDASADKVQSGSDQVHAAGRTMDDIVAQVQNVTQLIAQISHSTLEQSDGLSSLTRAVDELSNITQKNAELVEESAQISAMVKHRAGRLEDAVTVLH, from the coding sequence ATGTCTTCTCATCCCTACGTTAGTCAGCAAAATACACCGCTGGATGATGATATCACCCTCATGTCGACTACCGATTTACAAAGCTATATCACCCATGCGAACGATACCTTTGTCCAGGTCAGTGGCTATCAACTAAATGAATTGCTCGAAAAACCGCACAACCTGGTTCGTCATCCGGACATGCCAAAAGCGGCGTTTGCGGATATGTGGTACACCCTGAAGCAGGGTGAGCCATGGAGCGGGATTGTGAAAAACCGGCGTAAGAATGGCGATCACTACTGGGTAAGGGCCAATGCGGTGCCGATGGTGCGGGAAGGGCGTGTAACCGGGTATATGTCGATCCGTACCCGGGCAACTGACGAGGAGATTGCGGCGGTAGAGCCTTTATATAAAGCGCTGAATGAAGGGCGTTGCAATCGACGAATTCATAAAGGCCTGGTGGTACGCAAAGGCTGGTTGGGTAAATTCCCGGCGCTGCCGATTCGCTGGCGAGTGCGCAGCGTAATGGCGTTTATGTTTATTTTACTGGCGGCCGCATTGCAGCAAATGGGCGCCGAATGGCCGTTACTGCTGACGAGCGTGTTGGTGATGCTTTTAGGAACGGCTATTTTCGAATGGCAGATTGTGCGTCCTATTGAGAATGTCGCCCGTCAGGCGCTTAAAGTGGCGACCGGTGAGCGGAACAGCGTGTCGCATCTTAACCGCAGTGATGAGCTGGGCCTGATGCTGCGAGCGGTCGGGCAACTGGGGCTAATGTGCCGTTGGCTCATCCATGATGTCTCCAGCCAGGTGAGTTGTGTACGCAGCGACAGTGAAACGCTGGCGAAAGGCAGTGATGATTTAAACAAGCATACGCAGCAGACCGTAGAGAATGTGCAGGAAACGGTGACCACCATGAATCAGATGGCGGCATCGGTAAAACAAAACTCTGAGACCGCCGCCGCAGCCGATAAACTCTCCATCGCCGCCAGCAGCGCGGCAACGCACGGCGGTGAGGCGATGGATACCGTCATCAAAACCATGGACGATATCGCCAACAGCACCCAGAGGATCGGCACCATTACGACGCTGATTAACGATATTGCTTTCCAGACCAACATTCTGGCTTTGAACGCCGCCGTTGAAGCTGCACGGGCAGGTGAGCAAGGGAAAGGGTTCGCCGTGGTGGCGGGAGAAGTGCGTCATCTTGCCAGTCGCAGCGCCAGTGCGGCCAATGATATCCGCAAGCTGATTGATGCCAGCGCCGATAAAGTGCAGTCCGGCTCCGATCAGGTTCACGCTGCAGGGCGCACGATGGACGATATTGTGGCGCAGGTGCAAAACGTCACTCAGCTGATCGCCCAAATCAGCCACTCAACGCTGGAGCAGTCAGATGGCCTTTCCAGCCTGACTCGGGCAGTGGATGAACTGAGCAATATTACGCAGAAAAACGCCGAACTGGTTGAAGAGAGCGCCCAGATTTCTGCGATGGTGAAGCATCGCGCTGGTCGACTGGAAGATGCTGTCACGGTGCTACATTAA
- a CDS encoding siderophore-interacting protein, producing the protein MTKNTSRYPQRVRNELRFRELTVLRVERISAGFQRIVLGGDALDGFSSHGFDDHTKVFFPEPGSHFVPPVVTDEGIVWADGVRPLSRDYTPLYDEARHELALDFYIHDGGVASTWAMNAREGDKLTIGGPRGSLVVPEDYAYQVYVCDESGMPALRRRLESLSRLAVRPHVTALVSVQDAAYQDYFAHLDGFTIQWFIGHDEQAVNEHLSRLSVPADDYYIWITGEGKVVKNLSARFETEAFDQQRVRAAAYWHQRR; encoded by the coding sequence ATGACAAAAAACACCTCACGCTACCCCCAGCGCGTTCGTAATGAACTGCGCTTTCGGGAACTTACCGTCCTGCGCGTAGAACGTATTAGCGCGGGCTTTCAGCGCATTGTACTGGGCGGGGACGCTCTGGACGGTTTTAGCTCACACGGGTTTGACGACCATACCAAGGTCTTTTTCCCTGAACCGGGCAGCCATTTTGTGCCGCCTGTCGTCACCGATGAAGGCATTGTCTGGGCTGACGGCGTACGTCCGTTATCCCGTGATTACACGCCGTTGTATGACGAAGCGCGCCATGAGCTGGCGCTGGATTTTTATATCCATGACGGTGGCGTGGCAAGTACGTGGGCGATGAATGCCCGTGAGGGGGACAAGCTGACAATTGGCGGACCGCGCGGTTCTTTGGTGGTGCCAGAGGATTATGCGTATCAGGTTTATGTGTGTGATGAATCGGGAATGCCCGCGCTGCGCCGACGCCTGGAGTCGCTCAGTCGTTTAGCGGTACGTCCGCACGTCACGGCGCTGGTCAGCGTGCAAGATGCAGCATACCAGGACTATTTTGCCCACCTCGACGGGTTTACTATTCAGTGGTTTATCGGTCATGACGAGCAGGCGGTGAATGAACACTTATCGCGGCTAAGCGTGCCAGCAGACGATTATTACATCTGGATCACTGGCGAAGGGAAGGTGGTCAAAAACCTGAGTGCTCGCTTTGAAACCGAGGCGTTCGATCAGCAACGGGTTCGCGCAGCGGCTTACTGGCATCAGCGCCGTTAA
- a CDS encoding glycerone kinase: protein MSQFFFNQRPHLVSDVIDGTIIASPWNNLARLESDPAIRIVVRRDLDKNNVSVISGGGSGHEPAHVGFIGKGMLTAAVCGDVFASPSVDAVLTAIQAVTGEAGCLLIVKNYTGDRLNFGLAAEKARRLGYNVEMLIVGDDISLPDNKHPRGIAGTILVHKIAGYFAERGYNLATVLREAQYAAHNTFSLGVALSSCHLPQETDATPRHHPGHAELGMGIHGEPGASVIDTQNSAQVVNLMVDKLLAALPETGRLAVMINNLGGVSVAEMAIITRELASSPLHSRIDWLIGPASLVTALDMKGFSLTAIVLEESIEKALLTEVETSNWPTPVPPREISCVPSSQRSARVEFQPSANALVAGIVELITATLSDLESHLNALDAKVGDGDTGSTFAAGAREIASLLHRQQLPLDNLATLFALIGERLTVVMGGSSGVLMSIFFTSAGQKLEQGANIVEALNTGLAQMKFYGGADEGDRTMIDALQPALTSLLAQPQNLQAAFDAAQAGAERTCLSSKANAGRASYLSSESLLGNMDPGAHAVAMVFKALAESELG from the coding sequence ATGTCTCAATTCTTTTTTAATCAACGCCCCCATCTCGTGAGCGATGTCATCGACGGTACGATTATCGCCAGCCCGTGGAATAACCTGGCGCGTCTGGAAAGCGATCCGGCCATTCGTATCGTAGTCCGTCGTGATCTCGATAAAAATAACGTGTCGGTCATTTCCGGCGGCGGTTCGGGACACGAACCCGCGCACGTTGGATTTATCGGTAAAGGCATGCTAACCGCTGCGGTCTGCGGCGACGTTTTCGCCTCCCCGAGCGTGGATGCGGTACTGACCGCCATTCAGGCGGTAACCGGTGAAGCGGGCTGTTTGTTGATCGTGAAAAATTACACCGGTGACCGTCTTAATTTCGGTCTCGCCGCCGAGAAAGCGCGTCGCCTTGGCTATAACGTTGAAATGCTGATTGTTGGCGACGACATCTCTCTGCCGGATAACAAACACCCACGCGGCATTGCGGGAACCATCCTGGTGCATAAAATCGCGGGTTACTTTGCCGAACGCGGCTACAACCTCGCCACCGTTCTGCGTGAAGCGCAGTACGCAGCCCACAACACCTTCAGCCTGGGCGTTGCGCTTTCCAGTTGTCATCTGCCGCAAGAAACCGACGCGACCCCGCGTCATCATCCGGGTCACGCGGAGCTAGGGATGGGCATTCACGGCGAGCCAGGTGCTTCGGTTATCGACACTCAGAACAGTGCGCAGGTGGTGAACCTGATGGTGGATAAACTGCTGGCCGCCCTGCCTGAAACCGGCCGTCTGGCGGTGATGATTAACAATCTTGGCGGTGTTTCTGTTGCCGAAATGGCCATCATTACCCGCGAGCTGGCCAGCAGCCCGCTGCACTCGCGTATCGACTGGCTGATTGGCCCGGCCTCGCTGGTCACCGCGCTGGATATGAAAGGCTTTTCTCTCACGGCCATCGTGCTGGAAGAGAGCATCGAAAAAGCGCTGCTCACCGAAGTGGAAACCAGCAACTGGCCGACGCCGGTCCCACCGCGTGAAATCAGTTGTGTTCCGTCATCTCAGCGTAGCGCACGCGTGGAATTCCAGCCCTCGGCAAACGCCCTGGTGGCCGGGATTGTGGAGCTTATCACCGCAACCCTTTCCGATCTGGAGTCCCATCTTAATGCGCTGGATGCCAAAGTCGGCGATGGCGATACCGGTTCAACCTTCGCCGCTGGCGCACGCGAAATTGCCAGCCTACTGCATCGCCAGCAGTTGCCGCTGGATAACCTTGCTACGCTGTTCGCGTTGATTGGCGAACGCCTGACCGTGGTGATGGGCGGTTCCAGCGGTGTGCTGATGTCGATCTTCTTTACCTCAGCCGGACAGAAACTGGAACAGGGAGCAAATATTGTCGAAGCATTAAATACGGGCCTGGCGCAGATGAAGTTCTACGGCGGCGCAGACGAAGGCGATCGCACCATGATTGACGCGCTGCAACCGGCCCTGACTTCACTGCTCGCGCAGCCGCAAAATCTGCAGGCCGCATTCGACGCCGCGCAAGCGGGAGCCGAACGAACCTGTTTGTCGAGTAAAGCCAATGCCGGTCGCGCATCGTATCTGAGCAGCGAAAGTCTGCTCGGCAATATGGACCCCGGCGCACACGCCGTCGCGATGGTGTTTAAAGCGCTGGCGGAGAGTGAATTGGGTTAA